A genomic window from Sphingobacterium spiritivorum includes:
- a CDS encoding carbohydrate-binding protein gives MFIQFTCKTRSNTQDATIEIHIDSISVQLLGIVNVAVYQEETANTIHTAAQKVTGIHNIYLVVRSKKDHDKSKDLLNLEWFEVGR, from the coding sequence TTGTTCATACAGTTTACTTGCAAGACCAGGAGCAATACCCAAGATGCAACTATTGAGATTCATATAGACAGTATAAGTGTTCAGTTATTAGGTATAGTAAATGTTGCAGTGTATCAAGAAGAAACTGCCAATACCATACATACTGCTGCTCAAAAGGTAACGGGTATTCATAATATCTATCTGGTTGTCAGATCGAAAAAAGATCACGATAAAAGCAAGGACTTATTAAATCTGGAATGGTTTGAAGTTGGTCGTTAG